Proteins encoded in a region of the Manduca sexta isolate Smith_Timp_Sample1 chromosome 9, JHU_Msex_v1.0, whole genome shotgun sequence genome:
- the LOC115448925 gene encoding LOW QUALITY PROTEIN: serine/arginine-rich splicing factor 1A (The sequence of the model RefSeq protein was modified relative to this genomic sequence to represent the inferred CDS: inserted 1 base in 1 codon), with protein sequence MSGGSSSNRNECRIYVGNLPPDIRTKDIQDLFYKFGKVTFVDLKNRKGPPFAFVEFEDPRDADDAVRARDGYDYDGYRLRVEFPRGGGGGGARGGRAGAERFGARGAGRGPPXRRSEYRVLVTGLPPSGSWQDLKDHMREAGDVCFADTFKDGTGVVEFLRHEDMKYAVKKLDDSRFRSHEGEVTYIRVKEDYGGGGGGGGGGGGDRSRSYSPRRRGSPTYSPVRRDYSRSRSRSRSRDHTY encoded by the exons ATGTCTGGTGGAAGCAGCAGTAATAGAAATGAGTGCAGGATATACGTCGGGAACCTGCCACCGGACATACGAACAAAGGACATCCAAGACCTGTTTTATAAGTTCGGGAAAGTTACGTTCGTCGACCTGAAAAATAGGAAAGGCCCGCCATTCGCATTCGTTGAATTCGAGGACCCTAG GGATGCAGACGACGCGGTGCGCGCCCGCGACGGGTACGACTACGACGGCTACCGCCTGCGCGTGGAGTTCCCGCGCGGCGGTGGcggaggcggcgcgcgcggcggccgcGCGGGCGCGGAGCGGTTCGGCGCACGCGGCGCGGGGCGCGGACCCC CGCGCCGCTCCGAGTACCGCGTGCTCGTCACCGGCCTGCCGCCCTCCGGCTCGTGGCAGGACCTCAAG GACCACATGCGCGAGGCGGGCGACGTGTGCTTCGCGGACACGTTCAAGGACGGCACCGGCGTGGTGGAGTTCCTGCGCCACGAGGACATGAAGTACGCCGTCAAGAAACTGGACGACTCGCGGTTCAGAAGTCACGAG GGTGAGGTAACATATATACGCGTGAAAGAAGActacggcggcggcggcggcggtggcggcggaggcggcggtGACAG GTCGCGCTCGTACTCGCCGCGGCGGCGCGGCTCGCCCACCTACTCGCCCGTGCGCCGCGACTACTCGCGCTCGCGCTCGCGCTCCCGCTCCCGCGACCACACCTACTGA
- the LOC115448928 gene encoding dynein light chain 2, cytoplasmic isoform X1: MTGISASASVRITTKKSSQSGEETRLKADKMCDRKAVIKNADMSEEMQQDAVDCATQALEKFNIEKDIAAFIKKEFDKKYNPTWHCIVGRNFGSYVTHETRHFIYFYLGQVAILLFKSG, encoded by the exons ATGACGGGTATTAGCGCCAGTGCTTCCGTTAgaattacaacaaaaaagtcTTCGCAGAGCGGTGAAGAAACCAG ACTAAAAGCAGACAAGATGTGCGATCGCAAAGCAGTGATCAAGAATGCGGACATGAGCGAGGAGATGCAGCAGGATGCTGTTGACTGTGCCACTCAGGCACTTGAGAAGTTCAACATTGAAAAG GACATTGCTGCATTTATTAAGAAGGAGTTTGACAAGAAGTATAATCCGACATGGCACTGCATCGTAGGCCGTAATTTCGGCTCGTATGTGACCCACGAGACTCGCCACTTCATCTACTTCTACCTCGGCCAAGTCGCAATCCTGCTGTTCAAGAGCGGTTAG
- the LOC115448928 gene encoding dynein light chain 2, cytoplasmic isoform X2: protein MCDRKAVIKNADMSEEMQQDAVDCATQALEKFNIEKDIAAFIKKEFDKKYNPTWHCIVGRNFGSYVTHETRHFIYFYLGQVAILLFKSG from the exons ATGTGCGATCGCAAAGCAGTGATCAAGAATGCGGACATGAGCGAGGAGATGCAGCAGGATGCTGTTGACTGTGCCACTCAGGCACTTGAGAAGTTCAACATTGAAAAG GACATTGCTGCATTTATTAAGAAGGAGTTTGACAAGAAGTATAATCCGACATGGCACTGCATCGTAGGCCGTAATTTCGGCTCGTATGTGACCCACGAGACTCGCCACTTCATCTACTTCTACCTCGGCCAAGTCGCAATCCTGCTGTTCAAGAGCGGTTAG
- the LOC115448915 gene encoding phenoloxidase subunit 1 isoform X2: MTDAKNNLLYFFDRPNEPCFMQKGEDKVVFEIPDHYYPDKYKSLSNTLSNRFGNEATKRIPIRNITLPNLEVPMQLPYNDQFSLFVPKHRTMAAKLIDIFMGMRDVEDLQSVCSYCQLRINPYMFNYCLSVAILHRPDTKGLSIPTFAETFPDKFMDSKVFLRAREVSNVVISGSRMPVNVPINYTANTTEPEQRVAYFREDIGINLHHWHWHLVYPFDSADRSIVNKDRRGELFYYMHQQIIGRYNVERMCNGLPQVKPFSDFSAPIEEGYFPKLDSQVASRTWPPRFAGSVFRNLDRTVDQVKIDVRKLFTWRDQFLEAIQKMAIKMPNGRELPLDEVTGIDMLGNLMESSIISPNRGYYGDLHNMGHVFAAYTHDPDHRHLEQFGVMGDSATAMRDPFFYRWHRFVDDVFNIYKEKLTPYSNERLDFPGVRVSSVGIEGARPNTLRTLWQQSTVELGRGLDFTPRGSVLARFTHLQHDEFQYVIEVNNTTGGNLMGTVRIFMAPKVDDNGQPMSFNKQRRLMIELDKFSQALRPGTNTIRRRSVDSSVTIPYERTFRNQSERPGDPGTAGAAEFDFCGCGWPHHMLIPKGTAQGYPVVLFVMISNWNNDRIEQDLVGSCNDAASYCGIRDRKYPDKQAMGYPFDRKMANDAATLSDFLRPNMAVRDCSIQFSDTTVERGQQGLVQTDRRERSCGCKDLTADEIDALIRKPYYYTKCNHKHHIF, encoded by the exons ATGACTGATGCAAAAAATAATCTGTTGTATTTCTTCGACCGGCCAAATGAGCCTTGCTTCATGCAAAAGGGAGAAGACAAGGTTGTCTTCGAAATCCCTGACCATTACTAT CCGGACAAATACAAGAGCCTATCAAACACGCTGAGCAATCGGTTCGGCAACGAAGCGACCAAGCGGATCCCGATCCGTAACATCACGCTGCCCAACCTCGAGGTGCCCATGCAGCTGCCCTACAATGACCAGTTCTCGCTGTTCGTTCCCAAACACCGCACAATGGCCGCAAAACTTATTGATATCTTTATGG GTATGAGAGACGTGGAGGACCTGCAGTCAGTGTGCTCGTACTGCCAGCTGAGGATCAACCCTTACATGTTCAACTACTGCCTTTCCGTCGCTATCCTGCACAG gCCTGACACGAAGGGGTTGTCCATCCCGACATTCGCGGAGACATTCCCGGACAAGTTTATGGACTCGAAGGTGTTCCTCCGCGCCAGGGAGGTGTCCAACGTCGTCATCTCCGGAAGCAGG atgccAGTAAACGTGCCGATAAACTACACGGCCAACACGACCGAGCCGGAGCAGCGCGTGGCGTACTTCCGCGAGGACATCGGCATCAACCTCCACCACTGGCACTGGCACTTGGTCTACCCCTTCGACTCGGCAGACCGCAGCATCGTCAACAAGGACAGGAGGGGAGAGCTCTTCTATTACATGCACCAGCAGATTATTGGCAG GTACAACGTGGAGCGTATGTGCAACGGTCTGCCCCAAGTCAAGCCGTTCTCTGACTTCTCAGCTCCCATCGAGGAGGGCTACTTCCCCAAGCTGGACTCGCAGGTGGCCAGCAGGACCTGGCCTCCTAG GTTCGCCGGGAGCGTGTTTCGCAACCTCGACCGTACCGTGGATCAGGTGAAGATCGACGTGAGAAAGCTGTTCACCTGGAGGGACCAATTCCTAGAAGCCATACAGAAGATGGCTATCAAGATG CCCAACGGCCGTGAACTGCCCCTAGACGAGGTGACGGGAATCGACATGCTGGGCAACCTGATGGAGTCGTCCATCATTAGCCCTAACAGGGGCTATTATGGCGATCTGCACAACATGGGCCACGTGTTCGCCGCCTACACCCACGACCCTGATCATAGGCATCTG gAACAATTCGGCGTGATGGGCGACTCGGCGACCGCCATGCGTGACCCCTTCTTCTACCGTTGGCATCGGTTCGTCGACGACGTCTTCAACATTTACAAGGAAAAATTGACGCCTTACAGCAACGAGAGG CTGGACTTCCCCGGCGTGCGCGTGTCGTCGGTGGGCATCGAGGGCGCGCGCCCCAACACGCTGCGCACGCTCTGGCAGCAGAGCACCGTCGAGCTCGGCCGCGGCCTCGACTTCACGCCGCGCGGCAGCGTGCTCGCGCGCTTCACGCATCTGCAGCACGACGAGTTCCAATACGT CATCGAGGTGAACAACACCACCGGTGGCAATCTGATGGGTACGGTGCGCATCTTCATGGCTCCGAAGGTGGACGACAATGGCCAGCCGATGTCCTTCAACAAGCAGAGGAGACTCATGATCGAGCTTGACAAGTTCTCGCAAGCAC TCCGTCCCGGCACCAACACCATTCGCCGCCGCAGTGTGGACTCTTCAGTCACCATCCCGTACGAGCGAACCTTCCGCAACCAGTCGGAGCGTCCCGGAGACCCGGGCACCGCCGGGGCCGCCGAGTTCGACTTCTGCGGTTGCGGGTGGCCACACCACATGCTGATACCCAAGGGCACCGCCCAGGGCTATCCTGTGGTGCTGTTTGTTATGATTTCCAACTGGAATAACGATAGG ATCGAGCAAGACCTCGTGGGCTCCTGCAACGACGCGGCATCGTACTGCGGCATCCGCGACCGCAAGTACCCAGACAAACAAGCGATGGGCTACCCATTCGACCGCAAAATGGCAAACGACGCCGCCACACTCTCAGACTTCCTTCGTCCCAATATGGCGGTCCGCGACTGTTCCATTCAGTTCAGTGACACTACGGTCGAGAGGGGACAACAGGG ATTGGTTCAGACCGATCGGAGGGAGCGTTCCTGCGGGTGCAAAGACCTCACTGCCGACGAAATAGACGCCCTCATACGAAAACCTTACTATTATACCAAGTGTAACCATAAACAccatatattttaa
- the LOC115448915 gene encoding phenoloxidase subunit 1 isoform X1 yields MTDAKNNLLYFFDRPNEPCFMQKGEDKVVFEIPDHYYPDKYKSLSNTLSNRFGNEATKRIPIRNITLPNLEVPMQLPYNDQFSLFVPKHRTMAAKLIDIFMGMRDVEDLQSVCSYCQLRINPYMFNYCLSVAILHRPDTKGLSIPTFAETFPDKFMDSKVFLRAREVSNVVISGSRMPVNVPINYTANTTEPEQRVAYFREDIGINLHHWHWHLVYPFDSADRSIVNKDRRGELFYYMHQQIIGRYNVERMCNGLPQVKPFSDFSAPIEEGYFPKLDSQVASRTWPPRFAGSVFRNLDRTVDQVKIDVRKLFTWRDQFLEAIQKMAIKMPNGRELPLDEVTGIDMLGNLMESSIISPNRGYYGDLHNMGHVFAAYTHDPDHRHLEQFGVMGDSATAMRDPFFYRWHRFVDDVFNIYKEKLTPYSNERLDFPGVRVSSVGIEGARPNTLRTLWQQSTVELGRGLDFTPRGSVLARFTHLQHDEFQYVIEVNNTTGGNLMGTVRIFMAPKVDDNGQPMSFNKQRRLMIELDKFSQALRPGTNTIRRRSVDSSVTIPYERTFRNQSERPGDPGTAGAAEFDFCGCGWPHHMLIPKGTAQGYPVVLFVMISNWNNDRIEQDLVGSCNDAASYCGIRDRKYPDKQAMGYPFDRKMANDAATLSDFLRPNMAVRDCSIQFSDTTVERGQQG; encoded by the exons ATGACTGATGCAAAAAATAATCTGTTGTATTTCTTCGACCGGCCAAATGAGCCTTGCTTCATGCAAAAGGGAGAAGACAAGGTTGTCTTCGAAATCCCTGACCATTACTAT CCGGACAAATACAAGAGCCTATCAAACACGCTGAGCAATCGGTTCGGCAACGAAGCGACCAAGCGGATCCCGATCCGTAACATCACGCTGCCCAACCTCGAGGTGCCCATGCAGCTGCCCTACAATGACCAGTTCTCGCTGTTCGTTCCCAAACACCGCACAATGGCCGCAAAACTTATTGATATCTTTATGG GTATGAGAGACGTGGAGGACCTGCAGTCAGTGTGCTCGTACTGCCAGCTGAGGATCAACCCTTACATGTTCAACTACTGCCTTTCCGTCGCTATCCTGCACAG gCCTGACACGAAGGGGTTGTCCATCCCGACATTCGCGGAGACATTCCCGGACAAGTTTATGGACTCGAAGGTGTTCCTCCGCGCCAGGGAGGTGTCCAACGTCGTCATCTCCGGAAGCAGG atgccAGTAAACGTGCCGATAAACTACACGGCCAACACGACCGAGCCGGAGCAGCGCGTGGCGTACTTCCGCGAGGACATCGGCATCAACCTCCACCACTGGCACTGGCACTTGGTCTACCCCTTCGACTCGGCAGACCGCAGCATCGTCAACAAGGACAGGAGGGGAGAGCTCTTCTATTACATGCACCAGCAGATTATTGGCAG GTACAACGTGGAGCGTATGTGCAACGGTCTGCCCCAAGTCAAGCCGTTCTCTGACTTCTCAGCTCCCATCGAGGAGGGCTACTTCCCCAAGCTGGACTCGCAGGTGGCCAGCAGGACCTGGCCTCCTAG GTTCGCCGGGAGCGTGTTTCGCAACCTCGACCGTACCGTGGATCAGGTGAAGATCGACGTGAGAAAGCTGTTCACCTGGAGGGACCAATTCCTAGAAGCCATACAGAAGATGGCTATCAAGATG CCCAACGGCCGTGAACTGCCCCTAGACGAGGTGACGGGAATCGACATGCTGGGCAACCTGATGGAGTCGTCCATCATTAGCCCTAACAGGGGCTATTATGGCGATCTGCACAACATGGGCCACGTGTTCGCCGCCTACACCCACGACCCTGATCATAGGCATCTG gAACAATTCGGCGTGATGGGCGACTCGGCGACCGCCATGCGTGACCCCTTCTTCTACCGTTGGCATCGGTTCGTCGACGACGTCTTCAACATTTACAAGGAAAAATTGACGCCTTACAGCAACGAGAGG CTGGACTTCCCCGGCGTGCGCGTGTCGTCGGTGGGCATCGAGGGCGCGCGCCCCAACACGCTGCGCACGCTCTGGCAGCAGAGCACCGTCGAGCTCGGCCGCGGCCTCGACTTCACGCCGCGCGGCAGCGTGCTCGCGCGCTTCACGCATCTGCAGCACGACGAGTTCCAATACGT CATCGAGGTGAACAACACCACCGGTGGCAATCTGATGGGTACGGTGCGCATCTTCATGGCTCCGAAGGTGGACGACAATGGCCAGCCGATGTCCTTCAACAAGCAGAGGAGACTCATGATCGAGCTTGACAAGTTCTCGCAAGCAC TCCGTCCCGGCACCAACACCATTCGCCGCCGCAGTGTGGACTCTTCAGTCACCATCCCGTACGAGCGAACCTTCCGCAACCAGTCGGAGCGTCCCGGAGACCCGGGCACCGCCGGGGCCGCCGAGTTCGACTTCTGCGGTTGCGGGTGGCCACACCACATGCTGATACCCAAGGGCACCGCCCAGGGCTATCCTGTGGTGCTGTTTGTTATGATTTCCAACTGGAATAACGATAGG ATCGAGCAAGACCTCGTGGGCTCCTGCAACGACGCGGCATCGTACTGCGGCATCCGCGACCGCAAGTACCCAGACAAACAAGCGATGGGCTACCCATTCGACCGCAAAATGGCAAACGACGCCGCCACACTCTCAGACTTCCTTCGTCCCAATATGGCGGTCCGCGACTGTTCCATTCAGTTCAGTGACACTACGGTCGAGAGGGGACAACAGGGGTAG